In the genome of Nonomuraea sp. NBC_00507, the window GGGAGGACTGCGACCTTCCGGCAACCGGCTGGGGACGCCTGCTCATCGACGTGTCCCGGCCCGAAGTCAACAGGCAGTGGACGGACACCGGGGATGCCCACGAGGAGCGCGGGCTGAAGCATCGCGGACGTGACGACGTGCGTCCTGTCCCCATCCCGCCGACTCTGGTGAAGATCCTTCGGCAACACATCGACGAGTTCGGCCTTGGCCCGGACAGGCGGCTCTTTCAGAGCGAACGCGGCGGCGTCGTCGCCTCGACGGCTTACACCGAGGTCTGGCAGGAAGCCCGCAAGCTGGCCCTCACGCCCGCCCAGGTCGCCTCTCCGCTCGCCAAACGGCCGTACGACCTCCGGCACGCGGCCGTCTCGCTCCGGCTCAACGCGGGAGTTCCGGCCCCAGAGGTGGCCGAACGTGCGGGGCACAGCGTCGATGTCCTCCTCCGGGTCTACGCCAAGTGCATCGATGGCCATCAAGAGATCGCGAATCGACGGATAGACGACGCATTGGCGGCATGACATGCCACTCCTAGAAATCGAGCCCCGGATGATCTCCGGGGCTCGTTCACGTCTCAGGAACCCCTCCGCCCGCGGAAAGCCTTGCTCGACCTGGGGAAACGCCCTCAAGATCATTGCACGTAAATGGCGCGACCAGCGACAAACGGCCGCTCAGAGCGGCTCCCGGTTGCATACCCCCGAAATGCAGAAAAGGCCCCGTAGGGCCTCTGAGCTGCGCTTACTGTTTGTGGCAGGTGCAAGGTTCGAACTTGCGTAGGCTGAGCCGACGGTTTTACAGCGGGCAGACGTTACTGACTGCACCAGGCCTCTCACCTCGGGGTACAGTTCTCGCCCTTCCTCTACTAGGGAAGATCATCCCGCGTATATCCCGCGAGGCGGAACGATGCACGATCATCCCCGGAGCCTGCGGATTAAAAGTGGAAGGTCCATCTTCGGGCCGCTGCGGCTATGACCTTGGGTTTCGTGCCGTCGTCCTGGTCGACTGCTGGTCACAATCCGCACATGTTCCAGATCTTGCTTACCTGGACGACCGCCTTCAGCGCGCACCCAACCCTGATGGAACCGCCCATACGTCCTCGTCCTTGACGGGCACCCCCCTGGGCGCGGAGATGTTCGGGACCCGGCGCGGGGGCATCCCCATCAATCCTCGTCGTCGGAGTCGTCGGCGTCAGGATCGCGCAAGGCGAGGGATGATTCCCTGCTCACCATGGCCATTCGATCTTGGTCTTGCCAGATAACGAAGGTTATCTCGCAACCCTTCGACGGGCGAGGCGTTCAGACTGGCGCTGTGGATCTTTTCAGGACTTCGCCAATCTGGCCGGGTGCACGGTGGGCGATTACGGCATGCATAGTGATCTATGGAAGGATTTTTCCATGGTATCCGTTAAGCAGATTCAAGTCGCCTTCGATTGCGCTTCACCTGAGCGTGTCGGTCGCTTCTGGTGCGAGGTGTTGGGGTACGTCGCGCCGGCACCGCCTGAGGGGTTCGCCAGTTGGGACGACTTCAATCGCACGCTGCCGCCCGAGCAGCGGGACTCATGGTTCGCATGCAGCGACCCCTCGGGTGTCGGTCCGCGGCTGTACTTCCAGCGCGTCCCCGAAGGCAAGGTCGTCAAGAATCGGCTGCACCTTGACGTGCGGGTCGGCACCGGACTCGTCGGTGCAGAGCGCCTGGCAACCCTCGAGGCCGAATGCGCACGATTGATCCCTCTCGGCGCGAAACGCGTGCGGCTCCTGCCCGCCGATGAAGAAAACGAGTCGTGCCTCGTGATGCAGGACATCGAGGGCAACGAGTTCTGCCTGAGCTGACGAACGTCTACCTCGTTGAACGCGACACAGACCTGACTCGCTGATCGGCTCCCACGGGGAAGGCTGTCCGTCAGCTCTCCCTTCGCACCGCGCCGCTGTTGATCTCGGGAAGATCGGGGATCTCGCCGAGTTCGCGCAGCCCATCGGAAGGCCCGGACGAAGCGATGGCATAGCGGCCCAGGAAATTCACGTGGGCGTGGCCCAGCGGGCTGAGCCGGGCGACTGCACGCGGTGATCAGCCACGTTCCTCGGTGAGCCAGGGTGAGGAACGAACCCCGGATCGTCGATCGCCCCCAACCATGTGCGGCGTCCAGCCATGCAGTGGCGATCGTAGGGCTGCATCTGTGCGGCGGCGCGGCAACCCCGGTCGGCGCGTTCGGGAAGTGCGGCGGGGCCGGCGTGCGGTGCCCGGCCCGGTGTCCCGCCACCGTCCGGGACCGGCCCCCAGGCCGCACGCCCGGACGGCGGGCGGGCGGAGGGCCGGAGGTACGGCGGCGCGCCGCGCCGCCGCTTGATCCCTACAAGAGCTATTCGGCAGTGTACGACTGCACAACCGGAACCCTCCGATCAGCCATGGACCGGACAGCATCGGCGACATGTCCTCTCGCGCTCACGAATCCGGACCGCTATCGTACTCATCACTAAACGATGGGATTTGGGGCTCCTATGTGGATGACTCGACGAGCGATGGCTTCCCGGCCAGCATTAAGCGCTTTTAGCCTTATTCTCTTATACACATTCAGCCTTCCCGCCACTTCGTCGTTTGATCACACCCGAAGCACGTCACTCGCTGCCCATGTCGACACTGTTTCACATTTACTGAATCCTCGGTCCCATTTTAATTGCGGACTAGAGGAAAGAATTTCAGGAAAGCCCTGGAGGGACGTTAAGGTCAGGGCCACTTCGATCGCAATTACCCAACATGGCGACGGCAGGAACGTCGCCATATCTGGAAGCATGGACGATTATGAGGACCGTATTTACCTGTGGGATCTGGATACGGGTAAGCGAATAGGGGCTCCGCTTCGCGTGGATGCCCAAGTCGACACCCTAGCCGTGGGGCATCGAAGAGATGGTACGCCCATTTTCGTCGCTGGCGATTGGGACGGTGCGGTCCAGATATGGGATCCAAATACAGGAGAACCGGTCGGCAAAGCGATTGATACAGGCGCCGAGTATGTTGAAGCGGTGGCAGTTGGGAAGCGTAGCGACGGACGTGGAGTCATTGTTTCCGGCGACAGCAACAACATGGTGCACATCTGGGATATGGAGACACAACGAGAACTGAGCAAGCCTCTTAAAGGTCATGCTGACTACGTGGAAGCACTAGCAACCGGGCAGCGCAGCAACGGCACCAAGGTTATCGTTTCGGGAAGCTATGACCATACTCTCCGAATATGGAATCTGGACACCGGCAGGCAGCTAGGTCGCCCATTGCGAGGTCACACTGCCGAGGTGCTTGCAGTTCGCATCGGAAAACAAAGTGACGGAACGCGAGTGATCGTGTCGGGAAGTAGCGATGGAACTGTACGTGTATGGGATCTCGACTCTGGCACGCTGATTGGAAAGCCGCTAAGAGGTCACAACGATCTCGTTATGTCGGTAGCGCTTGGACGGAGCTGTGACGGCACACGCGTGATTGTGTCGTCGAGCGGAGACAAAACCATACGCGTTTGGAATTTGGACACTGGCAAGCTTCTACGCGTTCTGCGTGGTCACACTGATCCGGTTTGGACGGTAGCCATCGGTCAACGCCGTGACGGAGCTAGAGTTATTCTTTCTAGCGGCTACGACGCTTCCATGAGGTTGTGGGGGCTCGGCCCATACTAAGATCTGTCATTTTTGACTTAGTCGAGTGAGAGCAAGTCCGAAGAGGACTGCTAGTGTGCCGAGGGCGGCAACGGGGTCCCGGACTTCGTTGAGTGCTATCCAGCCGAGGAGAAAAGCGACTACTGGGCGGAGATATGTCACCGTAGAAGCAATGACGGGTTCTTGATAAGGCAGAAAGAGGATCTAATCACTAGAGGTCTGGCACATGGTGACGTGCTATCTCGGCTGGAAGCCATGTACCGGGGGCCAGTAAGACGATAGCTTCGCGGTGTGGCTGATGACGCTGAGCTGACGCGCTGGGTCGTGCATGGGGAGCGGCTGGTCTATGACAACCGATGGATTCGGTTGGGGCTGGCC includes:
- a CDS encoding VOC family protein; this encodes MVSVKQIQVAFDCASPERVGRFWCEVLGYVAPAPPEGFASWDDFNRTLPPEQRDSWFACSDPSGVGPRLYFQRVPEGKVVKNRLHLDVRVGTGLVGAERLATLEAECARLIPLGAKRVRLLPADEENESCLVMQDIEGNEFCLS
- a CDS encoding WD40 repeat domain-containing protein: MDDYEDRIYLWDLDTGKRIGAPLRVDAQVDTLAVGHRRDGTPIFVAGDWDGAVQIWDPNTGEPVGKAIDTGAEYVEAVAVGKRSDGRGVIVSGDSNNMVHIWDMETQRELSKPLKGHADYVEALATGQRSNGTKVIVSGSYDHTLRIWNLDTGRQLGRPLRGHTAEVLAVRIGKQSDGTRVIVSGSSDGTVRVWDLDSGTLIGKPLRGHNDLVMSVALGRSCDGTRVIVSSSGDKTIRVWNLDTGKLLRVLRGHTDPVWTVAIGQRRDGARVILSSGYDASMRLWGLGPY